Within Mesoplodon densirostris isolate mMesDen1 chromosome 13, mMesDen1 primary haplotype, whole genome shotgun sequence, the genomic segment GTGTCCACCTTTGTCACTGGCGTGGACCAAGCTGTACCAGAGAGGAGATCTCCTTGTCCGTCCACGCCATGTACCCTCCACCTTGCTGGACCTGGTTTGCCTGGAGTCTGGCAAGGGTCTGGCATATGGCAAGTGTTTGATAcatgtttgttgaaagaatgaatgtgtgaatgaGTAAGcaagtataactttaaaaaattgacagCACTGATGCTCCAGCTGACTTTCCTCACCATGGGGTTATTATGTGAAAAGAAGCAAAGACATAGTGAATTGGGCATGTTCTTCCTTGTAGAAACTAAGCAAGCTGATGTTTACAACATTACCTAATATGGAGAAgaactttttctatttttcttttattcatttatttttattttttaattttttttattgaagtatagttgatttacaatgtgttaatttcaggtgtacggcaaagtgattcagttttatatgtatatatgtgtgtgtgtatataaatatatatatatattctttttcagattcttttcccttttagattattacaaaatattgagtatagttcctgctgctatacagtaggtccttgttggttatctattttatatatagtagtgtgtgtatgttaataccgaactcctaatttatccctccccccttttccctttggtaaccataaatatgttttctatgtctgtgggtctatttctgttttgtatttaagttcatttgtataattttttttagagtccacatataagcaatatcatatgatatttgtctttctctgtctgacttacttcacttagaatgatgATCTCTTAGAAGACAAGAATCTTTCATAGTAACCTAGCTCTAAGCAGAACCACTACCAATTAAAATTCATGTACACCTGAAGTCCAGTTAATGAAAAATACAGCAATACCTTTGTTTTGGATTatagagaaatggaatatttttgaTGTGCCAGCTTTGTATAGCTGtagctattacaaaatattcaggatagcaatatttgaaaattttatcacAAATTTCCTTGACTCAATATCATCATGCATAatcataacttaaaaaaaatttatgactGGAGGTCTTAATCATGAATAGCAACTACAAGATGATGTTTTGCACACAGGGGTAGTTTCAATCCACTGAGTTTCACGGGGCTGCTTGTCTGTATTCTTTCTGATTCCTTTAAACTTGGCTGTTTGGGCCACTTTACTTCTATGTGCATTCCAAACTCTGGGACAATTCATATCTCTAGGTAAGTAAATAAGAGCAATAATTCACAAAGTCACCCTAGTGTTGTTTTTGTCACTAACTTTCtttctttaacctttttttttttgcggtatgtgggcctctcaccattgtggcctctcccgttgcggagcacaggctccggacgcgcaggctcagcggccatggctcacgggcccagccgctccgtggcatgtgggatcttcccagaccggggcacgaacccgtgtcccctgcatcggcaggcggactcccaaccactgcgccaccagggaagccccattgaagGTTTTTTTTATTAAGGGTAGGATGGAGTATTTAAAAGATCCCTCTGGCACCACTGCGAAAAATAGTCAAGAGCAAGGGAAGACTCGAAAAGCCCCAGGAAAGGCCCAGAAGCCCTCTAACAGGTCACTTCAGGGAAACTGCACACAGGGAGCGGGGTTGGCGGCATTTCCCAGTGCTCTCAGCTGGTGAAAGCAGCACTGCATCCCACTCTACCTGCAGACCTACTGGAAGAAATCTACACACACATACCCTGACTTAGCAACCGTACTCTTTAATTGCTGACCACCACAGCCAAGGAGGTAAGTTGCATCGTGATGAAGCTGTGCTAGCAAACAAGCCAGGGAGGTGAGAGGACCAGTACCAGAATGTGGACAACGACAAAAGGGTGGTGGGAGAGAGCTGACCAGTTACCTCAGACGGGAAGATCAGTGTCAATAAAGACAGAGAAGTGCAGTCAGCACGGCAGGTCCAAGCAGACAAGTTGCAAAGTCTAGAATGTCCGCTAAGTCAAAGAGTTGCACCAGGATGGAGAAGTAACAGAGAGCTGGGAACATACAGAACAGTCCCCGACACCGAGATCAGGGTCTAGACTGAAGTCTGGGTCAGGACCACCCAGCACTGCTGAGGTCTGCCCGTGCAAAACCCAGGTGTTCTGTTCAGGTAGGCCTGGGCCCGCAGGTGGGGGCAGGTGGTCAAGTGCAGTGGCAGACCAAGGGCAGAAGGGTGGGAGGGGTCCACCCCAGGCAGAGACCTTATTGTCTCTGTAGTAACAATAATAGTTACTATTATAAGGAGGACCCTCTCTGCAGAGAACTGAGAAACAAGGACACAACCACTAAAAGTCAGCCTCCCCTTTCTTATCACCACGCACCAGCGATTCGAAACAATGTTCCTGATTATATACTCCTTACCCTAAAAACCTTCTGTTGATCTAAATTCTAAGCAATTGCTGGGCTTAATCAGATTAGTACATTTTTCTTACATTTCCCTTCATAAACATGGTATTCTGCCTGAAAGTTAAGTCAGGAGAACTACCAATCATACAGGCTTCCCTCCTATCACACCCAGACTCAGGCGCCATGCTTTTATTTCAAGAGTAAGTTTTTAACTGTTCAAAAGGATGTAAACTCATTTTGAATGTAATTCATGTCTCCCAATCCGGGGGTTCTACATAGTTCTGTGTTTAAACAGTAGATTCTAAATAAATATGATAGCACAGTGGTTATAATGGTGAAGAAACAGAACCAGTGTTACAATTCTGTCATTTTATGTAATCCCTTGGAATTTTTATTTagctcaaaaatttaaaagacaaaatagtaCAAACTGCAAAGtgttatatttttgtttggtAAATGCAAATTTTAGTTCATACATGAAGTATTTTACTGATTTTGAATAATATCTATTAAATCAAATTtacttctttattaattttaaagactttaaaaatattaagaaaatacttATGACTGATCGTTACATAATTCGTCATCCAATGATTGTGTCATATAGAAGGAGTAGTAAAAATCCCTTCTGAGTGGTAAATACACTAGCTCCAACACTGGGACAAAGGTGCTTGACATGGGGAGTATGGGAGCAGATCCTGAGAGGGTGCCCCTGAGATATGCAGGCATAATCCCAGGGTCACCCACAGTATTACGTATCCAGGTCCTGCTTAAGGGCGGACACATTTTTCCTGCAGAGATTTACCAAAATAAGTGACTTTTGTACACAGCTCCAAGGCCAAGCCTCAGAGGTCTGTGACATCTTGTACTCTTCTACATCACAGGGGGATACAGGTAGATCTCTAGTTACCAAATCACTCAGCATATAAAGGCTAAACGGGAGGCTCCttagacagagacagacaaatcccgtatgatatcgcttatatgtggaatcttaaaaaaatgatacaaatgaacttatatacaaaacagaaataaacccacaggcatagaaaacaaacttatggttatcaaaggggaaagggataaattaggagtttgggattaacagacacacactactatatataaaatagctaaccagcaaggacctactgtatagcacagggaactctactcagtattttataataacctataagggaaaggaatctgaaaaaaatagatacatatgtctgtataactgaatcactttgctgtacacctgaaactaacacaacattgtaaatcaactgtactccaataaaaaaaaagaaaccattgaaAAAAACCACTGGGGgctccttgaggtcagggactCTGTTTCATTTCTTAACTCTCAGTCCTAGCACAGTGCATGGAACAGCTTTGATGTTCTGTGTGTCCACagaacaaataagcaaatgaatagatttcaaataaaatgaagGTCTTCTACCACAATAATTCAtctatttcttaaaatgtatcTAATTAGTCTATTGTTTGTCTTCAGTTTTATATGTATTCTTTGCTCAACCATTCATTAGTAATAAttcatatatttcttaaaatgtatcCAATTAGTCTATATTGTTTGTCTTCAGTTTTAGATGTATTCTTTGCTCAACCATtcattagtaaatatttattggtgcCTACTTTTTGGTGGCACTATTTTAAGTCCTGGGAATATAATAATTGACAAGTACAGTGTTTAGTCTCGTGAGTTAAGTGCTTCCTGATCACAGAATAACATGACATAGTACCTTGTGCGTGACACACCCACATGCACCTGCCAACCATTCAGGAAATACAGACTACATGGAATTCTCCCTTGAATCTCACTGAGTGACCCAGATTTTACACAGTTTGAGACCATCCAACGCAAGAGGTTTCAAAGAACCTCTTCAAAGATTTATGGTTGGATTGCAGTTTGGTCCTCCTAATTACAAGGGGCAGTCACATTGGGTTTGGACTTTAAACTCTCATTAAATTTACcacctggcatgtagtagaccctcaataaatatttattaaatgaattaatcataCAATATCCACAACGGCTCATTTGTGATCTATTAATAGTATATAAATTTCTCAGGAATACAGTCTCTATTGCAACTTGATTTCTCTTGCACTTTTAATTCAGTCTTAAATGGTCGTTCGCTCCCGTTTTCTTTTACTAGTTCACTGCATTAAAACACTGTCTTCTCCCCCTCAAGCTCGTGATTTAAATATGCTCGCAGAAATTCCTATTAATTCCATTCCAAGTATTTGCACAGAACTGATCCACCATCACCGTCTGCTAATGATGCATCTGTCATTTTATTGACACCCCTAAACAGCTTTATTCTCTTTTCTAATTAAGAGACAAAACTGGTATTGTCAGCTGATGAGTCGACATTTGGGGGCTTTTGTTCTAATGTATAAGGCAGCACACTATGCTGCGAAAACAAAAACTCAGAAATGTTAACAGCAAAGCCCACTAGACAAAATATATTTACGTGTACAATTTGAATTAAGATGGTTAGAAGCCTAATACTCATACAATATTTtgagttacagggaaaaaatggcaAAAGAGATTCAAAACAAAAAGTGGTGCTTCCTGCCCTAACTGGTCATTAATGTTCGGAACAAAGCAGTCTCGTGCTCACTGGACAATCAAAAACcctaagaaagaaaggaaatccttTAGAACTGTTCAAAATAATATGCTGCAATATGACTTGTCATAGAGATAACAGTAACGTTTAAATAACAGCTAAATAAGAACTAAAAGTTTCTTACCAAAAACCGACAGAAAGGAGGTAAACAGCACATTTTTAAGGGCTAAAGAAAGCAATGATTTCCTGATGATGAAATTAGCCAATTGCCAGAGAAATGGTAATTACAGACAAGTACAAAACTAACTGCTCACCAGAATGTTCTCAAGCAACTGAGGAGGACAAGCCGTAAAAGCTCTATCACCATCACATTAAAAATCTAATCTAAAATCATTGCATGTCAGAAAATTAAGGATTCATCAAAATATTCCCAAAGGTTACATGCTGAAAGGAATGCATAAGAAGGAGCCACAGTCCTGGATTTCTTCACATAGAAACGGATCGTAGggtctacattttaaaataaactcaatataaaAACCTGGTCTTGCTAAATGAGATCATTGTTATAAAGCAGTCAGCATGCATGCCGGCACACAGAAAGCATCTGATAATATTAGCTgcttttattattgttactattattgtgGTGTCAGAATCAGCTCCTTTAGTGCCTTTCATGGTTCCCTCCCAAGGTTtaaaggaatcccagaaggatTGCTTGTGGCTAAGCCATAATTCTAGCTAATTCTGTTTCTACCCTCCTGTCTAGATATTTTTGCTCTGCTTTGACCCATTAATTCCAAGCTCTTGTCTCCTACCTAAATTCCCCCTCTGCCCAAATGCTTAGGACAGAGGCTCTGATCTGCAGGTCCTGCCTTTATGGCTCATTCCACCCTGACTTTGCCTTTGTATCACTCCATGTCTGAGACTATGAACAAAACCTCCCACACATGTAGCCCAGGGTTAGGCTCCAATGCCTGTTTGTTGAGAGGTAGAGTGTGGGTATGTTATGAGTGAATTTCATTTCATGAGAACTGCTGTCTGCCTGCACCAAGGCTGGGCATCCACCAGTTGCCCTGTCCTAAGCCCTTACAAGAATTAGACCTTACAGGGTACTTGGGGTCACTAATCCAGCAGAATTTATTTAGCATCAATTCTTTATCCCTAGAAAAgtcattagaacaaaagaaggTACCTATCGTGTTCCAAAAAACTCCTTCTTGTGACAACAAAGCCAATTTATTAGTTACAAATTAAATGCTGGCTCATCCACTATGACTCAGTGGACACCCATGTCATCCAGGAACCACTGCTCCCACCATCCACACAGGAGCTGCCATGTGCTAATATGTGCTAATATGACCCAGTCTTGGTTTCAGTAGATTGGCCCAGGGTGGGCATCTCACCTACACTGAGCCAAGATGAGTTTTCCTCTGGAATACTCTGGACAAGCCAAGAGGTGGGAGTACATGCAGTGATACGCAGAGCAAAACCATGTCTACCATCAGTGTGTGGTCACATGACTGCTGCTAGCACTGATTATACCATCTacagagaaataaagaggaaaattcaGCTTTGAGGTAGAGAATATACACTGACAGCCATGTCTGTGTGCAAGGACTGCAATGTTTCAGAAGGGATCCTATCCATATGTGTAGAGGCTTTTAATATCCCAAGAAATCAGGAATCAGAACTCTTATAGAACTTAAGGAAACTGCTTTTGTTAAACAGTAATGCCATATACGCAAGGCCATTGTGTGCGTGTGTATCTGTCTGTCTgactgtctatctatctatcatctatctatctatctatctatctaggagtcagagagagagagagatgcaaggACATCATGGTGCCAATTTCTGAAAAGCAAGACAGCTAATGGCAACTGGGCAAGAGACTCTTAAGAATGTATTTATTGCACATCTGTGACTGTCTTGGGTGTTTTGAGTTTCAAGGGGGTAGGAAAGGTAGAATTGATGATTCATAGACCTGTAAAACTTTCATAACCTTCCTGTTTAAATTCAACTTCATTAAGATAGTCCAACTAGAATGCCCATTTTtcccacattcattcattcatccaaaagTCGGCTTGAAGGAGGAAGGGCTGATCAACAAGTCTCTTCTGCAGTAGACCTTACTGACTTCTTGTGGAAGTAGACAGGGATTTCTATCATCATGGCTTCACTGGCCAGTGACTAGGGCTGATGGTCAGGAAACAATGAGCAAGCCCTTTGTTAAAGGAAGACGTCTGCCTTCACGCTTACCCTTCAGCAAACACCTATTAGCCTTGACCTCTGCAGGTGGCAGCTCCCTGAGACCCACAGACTAAGCAAGAATCCTTTCCTATGATCTGTGCTATGTCAATAGATGGAAACAACCTTTAAACACATTCTCTTGCTTTTGAAAAtgcttttatatttcaaaatcaaaTCAGTTGCTATCAGGTAAATACAAttcttaaaaaaacacatttgggGTGAAAGGCTCCATTCAGTGAATTTTAGCAGAGAtggctcattcttttttatagaaattgtcacatgtttttcaacttttttcttgctttctaatttccctttctgttaaAGGGAACAGAAAACCTTTtccccttactttttttttttcaagtatagagggttttatttttatgcttaatGGAGCATTAAGAAAACCAACTCTGGCCTCAACAAGGGCCACAAGGTGACCAAGAACGTGAGCAAGCCGAGGCACAGCCGCCGCCGTGGGCGCCTCACCAAGCCCACCAAGTTCGTGCGGGACATGATCCGGGAGGTGTGCGGCTTTGCCCCTTATGAGCGGCGCGCCATGGAGCTGCTCAAGGTCTCCAAGGACAAGCGGGCCCTCAAGTTCATCAAAAAAAGGGTGGGGACACACATCCGTgccaagagaaagagagaggagctgAGCAATGTCCTGGCCGCCATGAGGAAGGCGGCAGCCAAGAAGGACTGAGCCCTTCCCCTCTGTGCACAATAaaacttttccagaaaaaaaaaaaaaaaaagaaaagaaaacaaactcttctTTTCCCAGCCATTCTGTGGGAAACTACACTTTTTCTTTCATCACaccttcatttttctctccaatGTTGTACATGCTTATTTTAGTTTGTCTAACCAGTTAAGCGTTCCTTTTAAATACACTCTTTCTTTCCTGATATGTTCCTTTTGGCTGTTCCCACTGATAAGCTAGACTAGGCCCTCAACTTCTCATCAGAGGGAAACATGACAATTCCTACCACACTCAGGTCTGTGAggagggaagtccccagatttctactttatttaaattaaacataTGAAATCAAAACTTACGTATCCTGTAGCAATGGGGTACTgtttcatttagaaaataaaagtttctCCGACTTGTAAGAATTCCCAATAAACCAATGCATGGGCCCCtcgaaaattaaaaacagaaaataaagaaaggtgGCAACACTGTTGCCAGTGACACAAATTTCTGATATTTCAGCCAGAAATATGGTTTCAATGAAGCACATTATATGGCAGTAAAAAGAGCCAGATGATACTGACCATTACACGCTTTCACTTTTCTctagcatttaaaaatgaaatgaacagtTGAAGTAACATTTAACAATGCTGTGTTCTATTTGTGAGAAAGTAAGGTTTTCTTAATCATCCCCCCatcttattaagaaaaataagattcTTATTTTCCATAAGAATCTCAGTGCCCAGTGTGCTTGAGCCATTTAAACTCGGTATGGCTGTAACCAATACCACCCAGGTGCACTCTACCTGGTTCCATTTCAAAACTACCTTCCCTGTTGACCCAGAGGTCACCCAACAtccaccccaccaaaaaaaaaaaaaaaaaatcccaatttgtttttcagtggaaactAACTGTTTGGAGAAAAGCAAAGTGATCGGGTCAGTCTTACccttaaatatgatttttaaactatttgtGGACCCAAATGATTAGAGGGTAAAATAGCAAAGAAAACACCTCCAATAATCTAGAGGAAGAAACTCTTACTCTTCTTTTTTGCACATTATTTTCCAGTGGGAAATGCAATCATAGTTTCAGCACGACTTCATATTCTCTGGGCCTGATTCCTCATTCGGTCAGTTATTCACTCCACAAACGTCCACTGATTGCAAGTCTTGTATGTACCATACACCATACCGGGTGGTAGGGGAAAGAAGCTGAAATGACAAGGTTCTCCTTCTGAGGTAGCCGGCCTCCAAGATGCCCCCAATGAGCGGCACCTCCCGGTGTTCCCAGCCTCCTGTAGTCCTCTCCACACACTCCCAGGCCTAGGATGGGTTCGTGTGACAAATACACGGGAGAAGTGAAGGTATTTGACGTTCAAGAACAGGTCATAAAAGACTGGTTGCTGTTTTgggttctctgtctctctttcgctCTCTCGTCAGACCACTTGTTCTGGGAAGCAAGCCGCCATGTTGCACAGGCCTGCACGCTGAGCAGCTTGGTCTCTAGCCAACACCCAGCGAGGAATTGAGGTCTGCTAACAGTCATGTGAGCAGATTTTTCAGCCTCCGTCAAATCTTGAGATGGCTGCAGCCCCAGTCAATATTGTGATTGCCACCTCACTAGAGACCCTGAGCGAGAACCAGCTGGCTAAGCCACTCCCAGATCCCAAACCTTAAGACTGAGAGAATAAAGTGGGGGCGGGGGAACTTAGTATACAACAAGGAATAACTAATACATGTTTGGAATAGATGGTCCAATGTATAAGTATAGCACTGAGTTGTGGCCAAAGTAGAACCCTAGCATGAGCAAGTAATTAATTTATTACAATGGATAATTTGGCTGGGCTATGGTGTCCAGTTGCTTGGCCAAACACTAGTTTAGATGTTGATGTAAAGGTACTGATGGATGTGATTAGCATTTACAGTAAGCTGAttttaagtaaagcagattacctgccataatgtgggtgggcctcatccaatcagttgaaggctttaATATCAAAACTGATTTCCTGAGGAAGAAgcaattctgcctcaagactgcaACACAGAAACTCTGCCTGGGTTTCCTGCCTACTCGCCTGCTGTATGGATTTTGGACTTAAGGCTGTGACATCAACTCTTACAGCCCTGCAAATTTTAGACTTGACAGCTCCATGATTGCATGAGTCTTAAATTCCTTAAAAGTGCTTTCTCTCAGATacgtgtgtatgcacacacacacacacacacacacactcctatatataaaatatatacattctgtatatatatagaatattatatatattatctatagCATATTACatgttataatattatattatatattatatatatatattctatataaatatatatatgtatatattctattggtctattggttctgtttctctggaggaccCTGAATAATACAAATACTAAGAGAAAAGCCCAGTAGAGTCCTTACTGGAGTAGCAGAGGAAAGCTTTTTACAGAACATAACGTCTGAGCTGTGCATTTGAGGATGGGTAACCTTCTGTTAGGGAGTGAAAGGGAAGAGATGAGAGGCCAGGCAGAGGGGATGGTAGAAGTCACTCACCAATGCCAGATTAACAGAGCCCAGTCCGTCTGGGATTGTGGGTGTGGATGGTGGAAGACAAAGCTGGAGAAGAAGCGGGATAAGCCAGGTTGTTAAGCATCTGGAAAGCGAGGCTAAGCAGCCAACAGTCATCCTATAGGCCAAAGTGAGCAAGTGGATGCTTTTAAAGTAgggggactgggcttccctgatggtgcagtggttgagagtccgcctgccgatgcagggtacgcgggttcgtgccccgatccgggaggatgccacatgctgcagagcggctgggcccgtgagccatggccgctgagcctgcgcgtccagagcctgtgctccgcaacaggagaggctgcaacagtgagaggcccgcgtaccgcaaaaaaataaataaataaataaagtaggggGACTAACCAAAAGGCACCCACCTGCACATAAAACCCCAAATTCATTTTGGGTAGAAGAGTTGAGGGCACTTGGATAGGTTGAGTTTAAGATGCTATTAGCCCTCTGAATGGAGGCGTTAAATGGGCAGTAGGATTATGAGTCTGGCATTCAGGGGGAGAGGTCCAGTCTGGAGATTCAAGCTTAGGTGTTTTCAGGGTGTAGGTGGTATCCATGGTTACCATGGAGCCGGGTAAGACCCCAAGTTGGGGCacgaggagagaagaggagggtcTTCAAACCGAGCTCAAGGGGTTCCAGTGTTCAGAGGTACCCAGAGGTGGGGACGTaggaaaggagactgagaagaagCAGCCAATGAAGTAGGAGTTGAACAAGGAAGCAGGAAGAGAAGAGTGTTTTCAGGAGAAATCAGTGAGGCATGAGCTTGTTTCGGATAtaagtccccccaccccacccggcTCTCAGTGGTTGGAACGAGGAACGGAGCAAACAGTATCcgatctcagggcctttgcacctacaGGTTCTTTAGTCTGGAATGCTGTTCGACCAGACACCCCTGTGGTTCACTTCATTCCCGTTGCTGTTTAAATATCACCTACTGAGAAAAGCTGCCCCTGACTCCTTACTTATACACTCCGTCCACCACCATCAG encodes:
- the LOC132501059 gene encoding large ribosomal subunit protein eL36-like, with the translated sequence MGGPDLKAPTFPELSVSTFVTGVDQAVPERRSPCPSTPCTLHLAGPGLPGVCIKKTNSGLNKGHKVTKNVSKPRHSRRRGRLTKPTKFVRDMIREVCGFAPYERRAMELLKVSKDKRALKFIKKRVGTHIRAKRKREELSNVLAAMRKAAAKKD